One genomic segment of Hemibagrus wyckioides isolate EC202008001 linkage group LG08, SWU_Hwy_1.0, whole genome shotgun sequence includes these proteins:
- the cnot1 gene encoding CCR4-NOT transcription complex subunit 1 isoform X1 has translation MNLDSLSLALSQISYLVDNLTKKNYRASQQEIQHIVNRHGPEADRHLLRCLFSHVDFSGDGKSSGKDFHQTQFLIQECVSLITKPNFISTLCYAIDNPLHYQKSLKPSPHLFPQLSKVLKLSKVQEVIFGLALLNSSTADLRGFAAQFVKQKLPDLLRSYVDADLGGSQEGGFQDIAIEALHLLLSHLLFGQKGSSGVGQEQIDAFLKTLCRDFPQERCPVVLAPLLYPEKRDILMDRILPDSGELAKTMMESSLAEFMQEVGYGFCASVDECRNIILQYGVREVTASQVARVLGMMARTHSGLSDGIALQSISAPGSGIWSDGKDKSDSSQLHSWNVEVLIDVVKELNPNLNFKEVTYELDHAGFMIRDSKGLQIVVYGIQRGLGMEVFPVDLIYRPWKHAEGQLSFIQQSLMSPEVFCFADYPCHAVVIDILKAPPEDDNREIATWKSLDLVESLLRLSEVGQYEQVKQLFSFPIKHCPDMLVLALLQISTSWHTLRHELISTLMPIFLGNHPNSAIILHYAWHGQGQSPSIRQLIMHSMAEWYMRGEQYDQAKLSRILDVAQDLKSLSMLLNGTPFAFVIDLAALASRREYLKLDKWLTDKIREHGEPFIQACVTFLKRRCPTIMGGLAPEKDQPKSAQLPPETLATMLACLQSCAGSVSQELSETILTMVANCSNVMNKARQPPPGVMSKVRAPSTSSLDAISPVDPLTAMGSLNLGSSATSHTQNMPGFPTPLSSAFSNPQSPAKAFPPLTNPNPSTAFGGISSLSSQLPGPLSSGSLSGIGSGLGMPAVSSDPFGPRKMSTPGLNPPTFQHCRFKNSDLSQVWPEANQHFSKEIDDEANSYFQRIYNHPPHPTLSVDEVLEMLQRFKDSNIKREREVFNCMLRNLFEEYRFFPQYPDKELHITACLFGGIIEKGLVTYMALGLALRYVLEALRKPYGSKMYYFGIAALDRFKNRLKDYPQYCQHLASIGHFLQFPHHLQEYIEYGQQSRDPPVKMQGSITTPGSLALAQAQAQSQPPKPPQPGQASTLVTTTTTTTTVAKTSTITRPTAVGFKKDMPPSINTTNIDTLLVATDQTERIVEPPENIQEKIAFIFNNLSQSNMTQKVEELKETVKEEFMPWVSQYLVMKRVSIEPNFHSLYSNFLDTLKNPEFVKMVLNETYRNIKVLLTSDKAAANFSDRSLLKNLGHWLGMITLAKNKPILYTDLELKSLLLEAYVKGQQELLYVVPFVAKVLESSLRSVVFRPQNPWTMAIMNVLAELHQEHDLKLNLKFEIEVLCKNLSLDINDLKPGNLLKDKEKLKNLEEQLSAPKKETKPPEEMLPVVTSAAPSAPAATATTATTGPPTPQFSYHDINVYALAGLAPHININSNIPLLQAHPQLKQCVRQAIERAVQELVHPVVDRSIKIAMTTCEQIVRKDFALDSEESHMRVAAHHMMRNLTAGMAMITCREPLINNITANLKNTFAAALRAPTPQQREMMEEAANRIAQDNCELACCFIQKTAVEKAGPEMDKRLATEFELRKHARQEGRRYCDPMVLTYQAERMPEQIRLKVGGVDPKQLAVYEEFARNVPGFLPSNDLSQPTGFLAQPMKQQQQAWPTDDMAHIYDKCISDLEQHLHAIPPALAMNPQAQALRSLLEAVVMARNSRDGITALGLLQKAVEGLLDATSGADAELLLSYRECHLLVLKALQDSRAYGPQWCNKQITRCLIECRDEYKYNVEAVELLIRNHLVNMQQYDLHLAQSMENGLHYMAVAFAMQLVKLLLVDERSVSHITEADLFHTIETLMRTCAHSRANAPEGLPQLMDVVRSNYEAMIDRQHGGPNFMMHSGISQASEYDDPPGLREKAEYLLREWVNLYHSAAAGRDSTKAFSAFVGQMHQQGILKTDDLITRFFRLCTEMCVEISYRAQAEQQHNPAASAAIIRAKCYHNLDAFVRLIALLVKHSGEATNTVTKINLLNKVLGIVVGVLIQDHDVRQADFQQLPYHRIFIMLLLELNAPEHVLETINFQTLTAFCNTFHILRPTKAPGFVYAWLELISHRIFIARMLAHTPQQKGWPMYAQLLIDLFKFLAPFLRNVELNKPMQILYKGTLRVLLVLLHDFPEFLCDYHYGFCDVIPPNCIQLRNLILSAFPRNMRLPDPFTPNLKVDMLSEINIAPRILTNFTSVMPSQFKKDLDSYLKTRSPVTFLSELRSNLQVSNEPGNRYNIQLINALVLYVGTQAIAHIHNKGSTPSMSTITHSAHMDIFQNLAVDLDTEGRYLFLNAIANQLRYPNSHTHYFSCTMLYLFAEANAEAIQEQITRVLLERLIVNRPHPWGLLITFIELIKNPAFKFWSHDFVHCAPEIEKLFQSVAQCCMGQKQAQQVMEGTGAT, from the exons ATGAATCTTGACTCGCTCTCGCTGGCTTTGTCTCAAATCAGCTACCTGGTGGACAATTTAACCAAGAAAAACTACAGAGCCAGCCAGCAAGAAATACAGCAT ATTGTGAATCGTCACGGCCCTGAGGCAGACAGACATCTATTACGCTGTCTCTTTTCCCATGTGGATTTTAGTGGCGATGGTAAAAGCAGTGGCAAAGATTTCCACCAG ACACAATTTCTGATCCAGGAGTGTGTGTCCCTTATCACGAAGCCAAATTTTATTTCAACTCTCTGCTACGCCATTGACAATCCTCTGCACTATCAGAAG AGTTTGAAGCCTTCGCCACATTTGTTTCCTCAACTAAGTAAAGTTCTCAAACTAAGCAAGGTTCAGGAG GTGATCTTTGGCCTTGCTCTTTTGAACTCGAGTACCGCAGACCTTCGAGGGTTTG CGGCTCAGTTTGTAAAGCAGAAGCTACCTGATCTCCTGCGCTCGTACGTGGACGCCGACCTCGGAGGTAGCCAGGAAGGTGGCTTCCAGGACATTGCCATAGAGGCTCTGCACCTGCTGCTCTCACACCTCCTGTTTGGGCAGAAAGGCTCCAGCGGAGTCGGGCAAGAACAGATCGACGCCTTCCTCAAAACACTGTGCAGAG ATTTCCCGCAGGAGCGTTGCCCTGTGGTGCTTGCACCACTGCTGTACCCTGAGAAACGGGACATTCTCATGGACAGGATCCTACCAGACTCTGGAGAGTTAGCCaagaccatgatggagagttccCTTGCGGAGTTTATGCAAGAAGTTGGCTATGGCTTTTGTGCAAG TGTCGATGAATGTAGGAATATAATCCTGCAGTATGGAGTGCGAGAGGTGACTGCCAGCCAGGTGGCCAGAGTGCTTGGCATGATGGCTCGCACTCACTCTGGCCTTTCTGATGGAATTGCGCTACAG TCCATCTCAGCTCCGGGTAGCGGCATCTGGAGCGACGGGAAAGACAAAAGCGACAGCTCTCAGCTGCACAGCTGGAATGTAGAAGTTCTGATTGACGTTGTTAAAGAGCTT AACCCCAATCTGAATTTCAAAGAGGTCACGTATGAGCTGGACCATGCAGGCTTCATGATCCGGGACAGTAAAGGGCTGCAGATTGTAGTGTATGGTATTCAGAGGGGTCTGGGTATGGAGGTCTTCCCTGTAGACCTCATCTACAGACCATGGAAGCATGCAGAAGGACAG CTCTCCTTCATCCAGCAATCCTTGATGAGTCCGGAGGTGTTCTGCTTTGCTGATTACCCCTGTCATGCCGTCGTCATCGACATCCTCAAAGCTCCACCTGAGGATGACAACAGGGAGATAGCCACATG GAAGAGCCTGGACCTGGTGGAGAGTCTGCTGCGACTGTCTGAGGTGGGCCAGTACGAGCAGGTCAAACAGCTTTTCAGCTTCCCCATCAAGCACTGTCCGGACATGCTGGTGCTGGCACTGTTGCAGATCAGCACATCCTGGCACACGCTGCGCCATGAGCTCATCTCTACGCTCATGCCCATTTTCCTGGGCAACCACCCCAACTCTGCCATCATCCTACATTATGCCTGGCATGGGCAG GGCCAGTCACCATCCATTCGGCAGCTCATTATGCACTCGATGGCGGAGTGGTACATGAGGGGAGAGCAGTATGACCAGGCCAAGCTCTCGCGTATCCTGGATGTGGCTCAGGACTTGAAG TCTCTCTCGATGCTGCTAAATGGTACTCCGTTTGCCTTTGTTATTGACCTTGCTGCACTTGCCTCTCGCCGTGAATACCTCAAACTAGACAAATGGCTGACCGATAAAATCCGAGAGCACGGG GAGCCGTTCATTCAGGCCTGCGTAACTTTCCTGAAGAGGCGCTGTCCCACCATCATGGGAGGACTGGCTCCGGAAAAAGACCAGCCAAAGAGTGCACAACTGCCTCCAGAAACTTTGGCTACTATGCTAGCCTGTTTGCAGTCCTGTGCAGG GAGTGTGTCACAAGAGTTGTCTGAGACAATCCTGACCATGGTGGCCAACTGTAGCAATGTGATGAACAAGGCTCGCCAGCCTCCTCCAGGTGTCATGTCAAAGGTCCGGGCACCCAGCACCAGCAGTCTGGACGCTATTTCCCCA GTGGACCCTCTCACTGCGATGGGCTCTCTCAATCTGGGCAGCTCAGCCACCTCTCACACTCAGAACATGCCAGGCTTCCCCACGCCTCTGAGCTCGGCCTTCAGCAACCCTCAGTCCCCTGCCAAGGCCTTCCCCCCTCTGACCAACCCCAACCCTAGCACGGCCTTCGGGGGCATCAGCAGCCTCTCCTCACAGCTCCCAG gtcCGTTGAGTTCAGGCAGCTTAAGTGGGATTGGATCAGGCTTGGGCATGCCAGCAGTGAGCAGTGACCCGTTTGGCCCAAGGAAGATGAGCACACCAGGGCTGAACCCACCCACCTTCCAGCATTGTAGGTTTAAGAACT CTGACCTCTCTCAGGTGTGGCCCGAGGCAAACCAGCACTTCAGTAAAGAGATTGATGACGAGGCCAACAGCTACTTCCAGCGAATCTACAACCATCCCCCTCACCCAACCCTGTCTGTGGATGAG gtgctggagatgctgcaGAGGTTTAAAGACTCGAACATCAAGCGGGAGCGGGAGGTCTTTAACTGCATGCTTCGCAACCTTTTTGAAGAGTACCGTTTCTTTCCTCAGTACCCAGATAAAGAGCTACACATCACCGCCTGCCTGTTCGGGGGCATTATTGAGAAGGGCCTGGTTACCTACATGGCCCTTGGTCTCGCCCTACGATATGTCCTGGAAGCTCTGCGCAAACCCTATGGCTCCAAAATGTATTACTTTGGCATTGCTGCACTGGATCGGTTCAAGAACag ATTGAAGGACTACCCACAGTATTGTCAGCACTTGGCCTCCATAGGCCATTTTCTGCAGTTTCCTCACCACTTGCAGGAG TATATAGAGTATGGCCAGCAGTCCCGTGACCCCCCGGTGAAGATGCAGGGCTCCATTACCACACCAGGCAGCCTGGCGCTGGCTCAAGCACAGGCTCAGTCCCAGCCTCCTAAACCCCCCCAGCCTGGCCAAGCCAGCACCCTGGTgaccaccacaacaaccaccaccaccgtcgCCAAAACCTCCACCATCACCAGGCCCACTGCAGTAGGTTTTAAGAAGGATATGCCA CCTTcaataaacaccacaaacatcgaCACACTACTTGTGGCTACAGACCAAACAGAAAGGATTGTGGAGCCTCCCGAGAACATTCAGGAGAAGATAGCTTTCATTTTCAACAACCTGTCCCAATCCAACATGACTCAGAAG GTTGAAGAGCTGAAGGAGACTGTGAAGGAGGAGTTTATGCCATGGGTGTCTCAGTACCTTGTGATGAAGCGTGTCAGTATCGAGCCAAACTTTCACAGCCTTTACTCTAACTTCCTTGACACGCTGAAAAATCCGGAGTTTGTTAAAATGGTTCTGAATGAAACCTACCGAAACATTAAG GTTCTCCTGACCTCTGACAAGGCAGCTGCTAATTTCTCTGATCGATCCCTGCTGAAGAATTTGGGCCACTGGCTTGGCATGATCACTCTAGCAAAGAACAAACCCATTCTTTATACT GATTTGGAGTTGAAATCTCTGTTACTGGAGGCTTATGTGAAAGGCCAACAAGAGCTGCTATATGTGGTCCCCTTCGTGGCTAAAGTCCTGGAGTCGAGTCTGCGTAGTGTG GTTTTCAGACCACAGAACCCTTGGACCATGGCCATCATGAATGTATTGGCCGAGCTACACCAGGAGCATGATCTGAAG CTAAACCTGAAGTTTGAGATTGAGGTGCTATGTAAGAACCTGTCTCTGGACATTAATGACCTGAAACCTGGGAACCTGctgaaagacaaagaaaagctgaaaaatCTAGAGGAGCAGCTGTCTGCACCAAAGAAGGAAACTAAACCTCCTGAAGAAATGCTGCCTGTAGTTACTTCAG CTGCTCCTTCAGCTCCTGCTGCCACAGCGACCACGGCCACCACGGGGCCACCCACACCACAGTTCAGCTACCATGACATCAATGTGTATGCACTAGCAGGCCTGGCCCCCCACATTAACATCAACAGCAAT ATCCCGCTGCTGCAGGCACATCCCCagttgaagcagtgtgtgagGCAGGCGATTGAGCGCGCTGTGCAGGAGCTCGTCCACCCTGTGGTGGACCGCTCCATCAAGATCGCCATGACCACATGCGAGCAGATTGTCAGGAAGGACTTTGCCCTTGACTCAGAGGAATCACACATGCGCGTCGCCGCCCACCACATGATGCGCAATTTGACTGCCGGAATGGCCATGATCACCTGCAGAGAGCCGCTTATTAATAACATCACCGCCAACCTGAAAAACACCTTTGCAGCTGCCCTCAGG GCTCCCACACCCCagcagagagagatgatggaagAGGCGGCTAACCGCATCGCTCAGGATAACTGTGAGCTGGCCTGCTGCTTCATTCAGAAGACCGCTGTGGAGAAAGCTGGACCAGAGATGGATAAGAGATTGGCCACT GAGTTTGAGCTAAGGAAACATGCTCGTCAGGAGGGCCGGCGCTACTGTGACCCCATGGTGCTCACTTACCAAGCAGAGCGCATGCCAGAGCAGATCCGCCTTAAG GTTGGTGGTGTGGACCCTAAGCAGCTGGCTGTTTATGAGGAGTTTGCCCGCAATGTGCCAGGCTTCCTGCCAAGCAATGATCTATCCCAGCCCACTGGATTTCTGGCCCAGCCTATGAAG CAGCAGCAACAGGCGTGGCCTACGGATGACATGGCACACATCTACGATAAGTGCATCTCTGACCTAGAACAGCACCTACATGCCATCCCTCCAGCTTTGGCTATGAACCCACAAGCCCAGGCCCTGCGCAGCCTGCTAGAAGCTGTGGTAATGGCACGCAACTCGCGTGATGGCATCACTGCACTGGGTCTGCTGCAGAAA gctgTTGAGGGTCTGTTGGATGCCACTAGTGGTGCAGATGCTGAACTGCTGCTGAGCTACAGAGAGTGCCACCTGCTGGTGCTGAAGGCTCTGCAGGACAGCCGTGCCTATGGGCCACAGTGGTGCAACAAGCAAATCACCAG GTGCCTGATCGAGTGCCGTGATGAGTACAAGTACAACGTGGAGGCAGTTGAGCTCTTGATCAGAAACCACCTAGTCAACATGCAGCAATATGACCTGCACCTTGCACAG tcCATGGAAAATGGCCTGCACTACATGGCAGTGGCGTTTGCTATGCAGCTGGTGAAGTTACTGCTGGTGGATGAGCGCAGTGTGAGCCACATCACTGAAGCTGACCTGTTCCACACCATCGAGACTCTCATGAGGACCTGTGCACACTCCAGAGCTAATGCACCTGAAGG CCTGCCCCAGCTGATGGATGTGGTTCGTTCCAATTACGAGGCCATGATCGACCGGCAACATGGAGGACCCAACTTCATGATGCACTCTGGGATCTCACAAGCATCTGAGTATGATGATCCTCCAGGCCTGCGTGAGAAAGCGGAGTATCTGCTGAGGGAGTGGGTTAATTTGTACCACTCAGCTGCTGCTGGCAGGGACAGCACCAAAGCCTTTTCTGCCTTCGTGGGCCAG ATGCATCAGCAAGGCATCCTGAAGACTGACGACCTCATCACTCGTTTTTTCCGGCTGTGCACAGAGATGTGTGTTGAAATAAGCTACCGTGCACAGGCTGAACAGCAGCACAACCCGGCTGCCAGTGCTGCCATCATCCGCGCCAAATGCTACCACAACCTGGATGCTTTCGTCCGCCTCATTGCCCTGCTCGTCAAGCACTCCGGGGAGGCCACAAACACGGTCACCAAAATCAACCTGTTAAACAAG GTATTGGGCATTGTAGTGGGCGTGCTGATCCAGGACCATGATGTGAGGCAGGCAGATTTCCAGCAGCTGCCATACCACCGCATTTTTATCATGCTGCTGCTGGAGCTTAATGCCCCTGAGCATGTGTTGGAGACCATCAACTTCCAGACCCTCACTGCCTTCTG CAACACCTTCCACATCTTGAGGCCAACTAAAGCCCCTGGCTTTGTGTATGCCTGGCTGGAGCTCATCTCACATAGAATCTTCATAGCCAGAATGTTGGCGCACACGCCACAACAGAAG GGATGGCCCATGTATGCCCAGCtgctgattgatttatttaagttCTTGGCCCCCTTCCTGAGGAATGTAGAGCTCAATAAACCTATGCAAATCCTCTATAAG GGCACCTTGCGGGTTCTTCTGGTCCTGCTGCATGACTTCCCAGAGTTCCTGTGCGATTATCACTATGGCTTTTGTGACGTGATTCCACCCAACTGCATCCAGCTGAGAAACCTGATCCTGAGTGCCTTTCCCCGCAACATGAGGCTTCCGGACCCCTTCACTCCCAACCTCAAG GTGGACATGCTAAGTGAGATTAACATCGCTCCACGCATTCTCACCAACTTCACCAGTGTGATGCCCTCCCAGTTCAAGAAGGACCTGGACTCGTACCTGAAGACTCGCTCGCCTGTCACGTTCCTTTCCGAGCTGCGCAGCAACCTGCAG GTGTCTAATGAGCCAGGAAACCGCTACAACATCCAGCTGATCAATGCTCTGGTGCTGTATGTAGGCACACAGGCCATCGCTCACATCCACAACAAGGGTAGCACACCCTCCATGAGCACCATCACCCACTCTGCACACATGGACATCTTCCAGAACCTCGCAGTGGACCTGGACACTGAAG GCCGCTATCTGTTCCTCAACGCGATAGCCAATCAGCTGCGTTATCCGAACAGCCACACGCACTACTTCAGCTGCACCATGCTCTACCTGTTCGCTGAAGCTAACGCAGAAGCCATTCAGGAGCAGATCACCAG GGTACTACTGGAGCGATTGATCGTGAACAGACCGCACCCCTGGGGACTGCTCATCACTTTCATTGAGCTGATAAAGAATCCTGCCTTTAAATTCTGGAGCCATGACTTTGTGCACTGCGCACCGGAGATAGAGAA GCTGTTCCAGTCTGTGGCTCAGTGCTGCATGGGACAGAAACAGGCCCAGCAGGTGATGGAGGGCACGGGTGCCACTTAG